In Aliarcobacter faecis, a genomic segment contains:
- a CDS encoding rhodanese-like domain-containing protein, with protein sequence MFKIFLGSAVVASSIFAADLQISGVEVTLDDGKKTTIKREVKPKECENVAFDPKDIFGGNHQAALNVNENCKRSFVTYFGKISPMKAAPNIDTYGEVEVLEFIEKAKTDKNLLLIDSRTENWYNHETIASAINVPYIYTKKSQYPDEFKEVLETFGVVEKDGKYDFSNAKTLLMFCNGIWCGQSPEAMKELIAIGYPQEKMKWYRGGMQSWLSVGLTTIKP encoded by the coding sequence ATGTTTAAGATATTTTTAGGAAGTGCTGTTGTTGCAAGTTCGATTTTTGCAGCTGATTTACAAATAAGTGGAGTTGAGGTAACTCTTGATGATGGTAAAAAAACTACTATAAAAAGAGAAGTAAAACCAAAAGAGTGTGAAAATGTAGCTTTTGATCCAAAAGATATTTTTGGCGGAAATCATCAAGCAGCATTAAATGTAAATGAAAATTGTAAAAGAAGTTTTGTAACATATTTTGGAAAGATTTCACCTATGAAAGCTGCTCCAAATATTGATACTTATGGAGAAGTAGAGGTTTTAGAGTTTATTGAAAAGGCAAAAACAGATAAAAATCTTTTATTAATAGACTCAAGAACTGAAAATTGGTATAACCATGAAACAATTGCTAGTGCAATAAATGTTCCATATATTTATACAAAAAAATCTCAATATCCAGATGAATTTAAAGAGGTTTTAGAAACTTTTGGAGTAGTTGAAAAAGATGGAAAGTATGATTTCTCAAATGCAAAAACTCTTTTAATGTTTTGTAATGGTATTTGGTGTGGACAATCTCCAGAAGCTATGAAAGAGTTAATAGCTATTGGTTATCCACAAGAGAAAATGAAGTGGTATAGAGGCGGAATGCAATCTTGGTTAAGTGTTGGTTTGACAACTATTAAACCATAA